TTGCTTTCGCGAGAGCAAGTTAAGTTTAATATCATTTATGCTTTTGTAGGCTCCTGCTGGTAGTTTAATAGCGGGTAAATCGCCTGAAAGTGACAATTCTAAGCCTCTCAAGCGTTTTATACCTGAGTATTGGTAGCCATCAATTGGATAATCCGTATAATTTGCAGGTACAATAAAAGCCATACAGGCAAAAGCCAAAAGACTTATTTTAAGTGTTTTGATCATGGGGCTATAAGGGTTTGCTTAATAAAATTTGTTTTTGTGTATTTACGTCAGGTGTGATTGATTGAAGATACTCTGAACCTAAGGCATTTTTATTTTCAACAAAAGGTCTAACCTGAAACAACCATAGCTTATTATCCTTAAACCCAAGCTCTACGTCATAAGCTCCTTTATAATCTGAATTTGTTTTTTTGGCTAAAGTTTTTCTGATGGTGCTTGCCAATTCGTTTATTTCTGCAATGTTCTGCGCATTTAAAATGGGGTTTTCAAAGGTCGTTACTTGTTTTCCTGTGCCACCTGTAACAGGTAGGATTGTATAATAAGCTTCTCTTGCCGGAGATAACAATTTTACTTTTCCTTCTGAAGTAATGTTGTATGTTTCAGCAAATTGCCCATCTACTGCGCCACCAGCACCACGACTAAAGGCAAGGGTTAAATCATTTTCATCTCCTGAAGAAATACCTTTTGTAACCAAAACTCCGGAGTAATCTACATCTACCGAAGGAATGACCAGGATCGAGGGAAATACATTCTCTGGATTTAATAAATATTTTTGTCTCCACTTAAAGCTGCGTTCTGTATAAGGTGATGCCCATACATCTTTAATGCCTTGTATTATTTTCTGCTTTTCTACAGCATTAAAAATAGTTAAGTTAAGGCCTGCACCTGAAAAATCCTTCAAGTCTTCCATGTTAGTGTCACTCCTTAAAAACACGGGGACACTGCCTATAGGTTTTTCAAAAATAGTTTGAAATGATGATGAAATTTCAGCTAAAAACTCAGACTTTAAGGGCATTATTTTTATCGCAGCCCTTAAAATTTCCAATTGTCTTAATTGAAAATTCTCTACCTCAACTTTAGAAATTCCTTGTTCTCTTTTGGCATCGGCTTCTGTAAACATTGCGTTTAAAAACTCCCAGTAACTTTTGCCTTGATTTGGCATTTGCTGATCCATGTGTTTTTTGAAAATCCCAAAAGGAATGACAAACCCTTCTACAACTTGTTCGGGAAACATAGACTTGAGTTGACCAAGATTAGCAGCCTTAGGACCGCACAGTTTGCCGGAGTTACTCGCATCAACCTCACGTAGATTTAATATAGATGTTTGGCCTAAGCGAATCTCTTCAACGGGTACAGCAATTCTATCTTCCTTACGGACCTTTTTAGTAAACAGCACTTTTTCTTCTGCCGTCATTTTAGCCGCCTCTTTTAAAATTACTGTCCCTTTATTGGAAACCGCATAAAACACTTTTTCACCGTGAAATGGCATTAAATCTTGCAGATTTTCATCGGACAAGGCTGCATTTGGAACACCTAAATTTCTTGCTAACAATTGAACATGAGAAACCAAGTTCCCTTCAGCAACAGTAGCTATTCCTGCTATCGGTTTTAAGTCGGCAGGAGCACGTTCAAATATATATATCTTATCACTTGAGACTTCAATATCATCAGGGTTACCGTTTATCACGACCAGTTCCCCAAATGCATAACCTGGATTTAAACCACGGACGCTACTCTGGTTTTTGAGATTCATGACTTTATTAGACAACGAAGATTCTTGAGCAATGAAATCCCCTAAATCTCCCACAGTTTTTCCCAATTGTAAGGCAACAGAGGAACGAATGCGGTCATCAATAAAACTATAGGCTTTTGGCTCAAAAGCAGTATATGTGTTGACCACATCTTGATAATTTGCCTTTACCATTGCCGAGCTCCATTCTACCACACCACGAGCAGTTTCATGCATCTTGATTAAATTGCCCAAACTTATACTCTTTCCAGCAACGGGTTGAAGTGTAGCCTGTACGCTTTCCCACTCCCAAAGTTCTATCGCTCCTGTTCCAGCTATAGCCATGGCTAAGGCATATACTTTTTCCTGTTGCTCTCCAAGGGTTACAGGATCCCACTCTGCTGACTTTTTAAAGACAATAGTTTCAAGTTTATTCGCAATATCTAAAAGTTGAAGACGCTGAGCGCCCCCTTTTTCTTTGGTGATATTTTTTCTTATGTTTAGAAGCATTTTAGCCGTTTCTTTAGTGAATAGCGAAGGATTTACGGTAGTGCTATTGGCTTGGATAAAATTTTGCAACTTTGTTTTTAAAGCACTTTCACTTTTAAGGGAATTCACCTGTGTTGAAATAGCGGAAAGGCTTGCAGGTTTATGGAACTTCTGCATGGTCACTAAGAGCTCCTCTAACTTTTTAAGCAGATCAGAAGTTAGCAATGATGAATTTTTGTTTTTAAATTCCACTACTTTTTCAATATCCAGAGGCTCAGGATTGCTATGTATTTTTACACGCAGGTCCATAAATTTTGAATATTGATCAGAAATAACTTTAGACTGTGCGCGCATCAATTGAGAGACATCGTCATCGCCTTTATGAGGGATATCCTTTAGAGATTGCAAAATAAGGTAATAGTTTTTGACCAATACATCATCTTTGGTCAATAGCCATTTGTAAAAATCAACACCCCATTTTTCTTCATCTTCTACTTGTATGGCACCACGGTAATACTGTCCTTTTCTATTTACCCAACCCTCGTCAATACGGGCTAGATATTTACCAAGTTGGTATTGTTTTAAGCGAGAATGGTTATGCACTTCATCCCAAAACTCAGTCTTATCAGTATAAGCCAATATCTGTCCTAAAAATATATGATCGCTTTTTCCAAGAGCAATGACTTCATCTTTATAAGTGGCGTGTTGGATGCCCCCAATATCTTTGGGACATGGATCTTTAGGTGGACGGATACTACCATCATCACAAAACCATTGAATGCTTTTGTATGGCCCACGGATATCATTTTTGTAAGTTTCAATTTGACTTTTTACTTTTTCGTTACTAAGCTGTTGAGCGTTTACTGATAACACCGCTAGAAAGGCAAAAATCAATAAAAATGGGTGTTTTTGGTATTTCATTTTAATATGTGGTTACAATAGTTAGACGCCTAAAAATCAAATAGGCCATTAAAGAGTTGGCTTAGACCCTACTTAACTAATAGGGAATAAATACTTCTTAGGGAGAGTCCAATATACGAAACAAAACTCAAATCAATAGATAAATTATTTTTGAAAAAAAACTTTATGAATAGTCTCTGTCATAATCTGAAACTTATAAATGGCTTAAAAAAAGCTGATCATCATTTTAGTCCAGCCCCAGCCATCTTGTGCGTTTTCAAATTTCATTATGAAAGCGAGGCCCCTGAGTGTCCCGACCTACATTACGGGGCAAGCTAGTCGAAATGCCAGATATAAAATTCAGAAATTATAATTCCCTTTACATTATTAAAGGAGATTCAACCGGATATCTGAATACAGAAAACTTAAATTACAGGACAATAACGGGTAATGCTGCTGGTTAAAACTAGCGCATTGCTAGCTGAATTCTAGCCAAAGAGTATAGCCTGCTTGCGCCTCTCTAAAAAACATCGCAAAACCCAAACCACTCATGGTCTATGCCCAGTATCAAATCCTGGTCTTATAAAAGCCCTTGCTTTTGGGAAACATTTTTCAGCATTACGCCTGAGTTGCTCCAGCAACACCAAAAAATCAAGAATCTCATCAGCCTGTGTGGGCATTTGCTCGTAGAGTTTTCCCCATGCAGCAATCGAACGATCTATTGCCAACAAAGCCACTTTTGCCGAGCCATCCGCATCGCTCGGAAATTCATCTCCCAAATCCATGTCCTCAAATAAATCATCATGGCTGGTCAAAGCGCGCATCAACTTGGTATAGATCAAGTGCTGATACCACCTGATTACGGATATCGCGTCTTCTATCATTATAGCCGCACCTTGTGTTTCTGATGTTTTGATTCCAAGTTTTAAATTATTGTTGAGCTCCTGTTCCAATTCTAATAAAACTGGTTCAGCAGCAATAAACCATTTATGAACCTTCTTGGTGTATTGCATAGAAGTTCTTGACAATTCATGATCTTCTGCTTTTTCCTTGCTTTCTTTTTCTTTTTGTTCAAATTCCGGATCCGGTTCTATTTTATCCAGATCAATCCCTTGTTCGTAGGCAATGTATTCTATCATTTCCCTGGTTTGACGAAAACTTTCCTGCACACTCTCCCAAAACATTTGTTTTTCATCGCTGCCAGCATTTTTGGATAGAATTTCTTCAGACATCTCATAATTCAAACAACGAGCAGTAAAGGGACAGCGCTCGCACCATCGATCGCAATAGTTAAAAATGCCTGGAATGTGTCTCGGATTATGTGGACGATCTAAAAATTCCGGTTTTTTCATAAACAAATAAGTTTGGGTCTAATTTACAAAAGAGAAAGATTATCCCATATTGCCTCTCAGTCATACGATGACTTTGGTTGATTGGCTACTGACAATCCTTCAAGGCTTTGAAAACCTTGAAGGATTTGACAGGTGTATTTTGGCTTTTCCCTTTGGCGAAACACCTCTCTATTAATCTATCAACATACGCTTCACGGAACTGCCTTGTTCGGTTTGTAATTCCACAAAGTAAATGCCCGTAGATAATCCTGAGTTATTGATAAAGAAACTTTGAGTGCCAGAACTAACGCTCAATTGTCTGTGATCAATTACTTCACCCAAAATATTGGTAATCTTAAACTGAACTACGCCACTTGTCTCGGCCTGTAGTTCAAGGTTAAAACTTCCCTGGTTGGGATTGGGATAGATTTCCCAATTGCCTTCATTAGACAGTTCCCCGATTCCTACATGAATGTATTCTGTACAAGCGGTATCACTGCAATTATATTGGTCAGTAACAACCACACAATACCTGCCTGTTTTAGGAGTGCTGAAATATTGGTTGTTTGCGCCAAAAATCAAATTCCATGGGCTCTGCTCATACCATTGGTAACTCATTCCGGCAGGTGCAGCCAACATTGTAGAACCAGAAATGCTGATACTTGCATTTGGTCTTTCCACTACATTTATTGAATCTATGCATTCCGTTGCATTTCCATCGCTGGTGGTTAAAGTCATAATAACAGGGTATGTGCCTGGCGTATTATAAGTTATGCTATGCATTCCTGGACCTGTAGCAGAAGAAGGACTGCCACTAGGGAAACTCCAATTTATAAACAACCCGGTCGTAACTCCAGCATAATTGAACAATGCGACTTCCCCTTCACAAACATTTGGCTTAAAGGTCCATTCGCAAGGCAAAGGATGTTCCTTGCAGTGAATAGGGAAACAAATGGTAGTATCCTTACAAACCACTTGGTTTTCATCTACCGTAAATGTAAGGCAGAGCTCCTCATCCTGACTGCTTCCAATATAGCTGCCGCTCACGGTATTCAATCCATTTATTAAAGTGTAAGGATTGTTTACGTTTAAAATTCCGGTATTGCCGCTGCTAATATTCAAACTGCCACATCCATCTATCAATAAATCAAAATAATATTTAGGTCCTGCTGAGGTCTGTTCGCACCATATTGTATCACTAATAAATTCAAATCTGCAACAAGAGGTATCACAAGGTGGCAATACTACACAGGCGGGTTCTGAAAAACAGCACAGGGTATAATCGCCCAAGGAATCCAATCCTTCCAAATGTGTTCTGAAACAGATCGTGTCACCTGCACTTCCATTGTAAATAGTGGTAGAAAGAGAAGTAGAACTATCCCCTGGAAGTATTTCCTCTCCCACTACAGAAGGGCCAAACAATAATCCCAAATGCGGGCTCAATACCCCGAGATTAACCCTGTCAACGGTATCTGAGCTATTATTGATCACATAATATTGCATTTCATAATTTCCATCACTATTGCAGAAAATAGTATCAATGATAAATTCAGCGCACAAAGAATCCTGAGGGCCACAATCTTCCAGGTTCAATTCCAATTCCCCTGTAGTATCGGTACAACCAAAACTATTCGTTACTTCCAATGCATATAAACCACTCAAATTTGCGGTATAATCTTTAGAGTTGGCTCCAGAAATAGGACTTCCATTCAACATCCACTGATAAGAGGTGCCACCTACTGGACCGATAATGGTATATGGCGCGCAAGTATCAAAGCATCCTACATAATAGGAACACAGCTCGGGAAGTGGGTTGATAGTAGCGCAATATGTTGTGCTGCTGCTACAGCCATTGGTATCCGTTGCAATCAATTGATAACAGCCATTTTCCGTAACCGAAATAGTATCTGAAATTGCACCTGTACTCCACTGTAAATTCACGGATGCATCTGGATGATCGCCCACCAATGTAATTGTTTCTCCATAGCAAACCACACTTGCCCCAACAGGCGTAATAGTTGGATCCGCTGGATTGTCCAATGCCTCCATAATAAAAGGCATAGAAGTATCAGAGCAACCCAAATCATTGTCCGTTACAACCAATTCGTAAGTAAATATTCCGGGAGATGATGGCATAAAGAAAATGGAGCTATTGGTACTGCCATTGTTGGTGCCATCGTCCGTAAACCACTGGTAACTCCAATTGCTATTGAAATTTCCATTCAAGGAATAAGCCTGCCCCAAGCAAATGGTATTGGAACCACTATTATTAATCACGGCTGCAGGTGCAGTATTTACAATTATTCTGATAAAAGTGCTGTAAGTACAACCGCTTCCATCATCCATTTCCAAAGTATAAATTCCGGTACTATTTACCGTTATGGAATCATTGGTAGAGCCATTGCTCCACAGATAATCGCAGGAAGCACAGGCAGGAGCTACCAATACAACATCTTCGCCTTGGCAAACAATGGTATCGGGATAAGCCGAAATATCACCGTAATTCACAGGGCTTACAATTTCTACCGTATCGCTAATGGAGTCAACACAGCCGTAAATATCGGATACAAATAAATCTACCGTGTAATCTCCTGCTGCAAAATAGGCAACAGTAGGATTTTGATTGAGGGAAGTAGCACCATTGCCAAATTCCCAAGACCAATAATTAACTGCTCCAGTAGAAGCATCCGTAAATGGAACGGGCGTTGCCACACAGCTAGGGCTAGGAAAGGTAAAGGCTGCCGAAGGTGATGGGTCAATTTCTACTGTATCCCTATGTGTTACAATACATGCGGCATTGGAAATGGTCAATTCCACATAATAAGTTCCGGGAGAAGCATAGGTATGACAAGGATTTTGAAGTGTTGAAAAATTTCCATCTCCAAAATCCCAATCCCAATTGACAATAGAACTTCCTGCCGTTGTAGCACTTTTATCCGTAAAGCATACTGCATCTCCATTACAACCCGATTCCAAATCAAAATTAGCATATAAGGGAATTTCTACCAGCATGGTATCAACAACCCTACATGTTTTATTGCCTGCAATATTTGGAATATCGCCACTCAATTCCACCAAATAAAATCCGGCATCATCGTAGGTATGCGTGGGATTGGTAAGTGTTGAGGAGTTTCCATCTCCAAAAAGCCATACGTAATTGCTGGCATTTACCGAACTATTGGTAAAAATCACAGGATTGCAATCCGTGTATGAGAAATCGATAAAACCATCAGGTGTACAGGTATCTGGCGTACAATTGTTTTCCACAACACTCAATGGATCCGAAACAGCGGTACAGCCATTGGAAATGTCCGTTACCGTTACATTAAATGTTCCGGGGCTGCTTGTTGTAATGCATTGGGTTGTAGCGGCATTGGACCACACATAAGTATAATCCGGATTGCCCAAAGCGCAAATATTTACCGTATAAGTGCTTCCCGTGCAATATCTCAGCAAATCTGGTGAGCTGATGCTGGCATTGGGCGGTGAAACATAGCTCACATTTATTTGACCAATCCCTGTACATCCATCCGCATCCGTTACAGTAACTTGATAGAGGCCATCTTCAGAAATATTCGTAGGATTTGAAGTAGAAGTATATCCCGAAGGACCGCTCCAATTATAGCTCACAAATGCACCTCCGCCAGCGCTCAAATCAGTTGAGCCATTTTCGCACAATGGAGCCAATTGGGAAACAACTGGTTCTGGAATTTTCTTTAAAGTAACATTAACAGAGTCTGCATACACCTCGCCACAAACTTCTACGAACAATGCCACCCAAACATTTCCGGGCGCATTATTGCCCCATTCTACGCTTGTACTTGGGCTTCCCTGTGAAAGCACTGTTCCGTCAATATTTGAGTTTACGGTCCAGGTAAAAATGGCACCAGAAGGATATGTCGTTGGTGTGGAAAAAACATCCGTAGCATTGGCACAAGAAACACTTGGTCCATTGATAACAGGTGTCGTTCCGCTTCCGGCAGAAATATTTAAAGTGCTCGTATCAGAATCGCAATACGGAAATTCAGCAGAAGATTCATAGGCCTGAACCAAATAAGGCCCGATGGCATCCCAGTTGACCGTTACGCAATTGTTGGTAGCAGTAGCCGGAGATCCTCCGGTAATGATCCAATTGACATTGAGACTACTTCCTGGCGCACAATATGCAGTGGTAGAATTAGGGCAAATTATGGTATCCCCTACTATTTGCGGATCTGCCGGTGGATCAATTACATCCACTACATATCTGGCAGAATCCTGGCAGGTTTCTGTAGGGTCAACAGGTAGCGCAGTAACTACATAAGTACCCGTATTTCCAACCCAATCGATATTCACAAAATTGCTTGGGCTACCACTTAAAATTGGTCCGGAAGGTGAAACCGTCCAATTACAACTAATGGAAGTACTAAAACCTGATGAGGCATTGGAACAAGCCGTATTCATTCCGAAAATCTGGAATTTTGGTCTTAGGTCAATAATGTATTGAGCAGATCCACCGCAATTCAAGAATGAATCATAGTAGCTCACATTCAAGGTATCGGTACAAGCAGAGGCAAATTCCGACCAGCAAATTTTGACTTTATTGCAAGAGGTCGTATCCTGCAATTCCCCGCAACCGCCATTTAAACTCCAACTATAAGTTGCACCGCTAAAATGAGGCAGGGTATAAAATGCACAATCGCCCGGACAAACTTCCGATGGTCCACTGATTGTCCCTTCATCGGGTACTATTGGCACATTGATAAAAGTAGTATCCACACAAACTCCTGTGCAACCGGATAAATACAAACCAATGGTGCCCATTTGCCCTGGTCCCCATGCAATATTTACACTTGGCTCACCTTGTCCTGATACAATATTACCTCCAATGGCAAACCAATTGAAAGTACAGGAAGTATCTGCATTGGCAGTATATTCCATAGTATCGTTGGCGCAAATGGTGGATGGGCAAGAAATTTCAGGCCCTGCAACGGAATCCACAGTAATTGTATTTTGAATTGTATCGGTGCAAAAACATTCATTTTCAGCAATTAAGGTAATGGTGTATATTCCGCCACTGCTGTAATTGTGATTGGGCTCAAAAGCAGTGGAAGTATTCCCATCGCCAAAATCCCAGAAATAGGAAGTGGCACCCGTGGAATTGTTCTCTAGCCAAACATTGCTGAATTTACATACCGATGCTTGATTGTTAAATGCAGCTACTGGCAAATCAACTTTTTCTATACAAAGCTTGGTGGAATCGGTACAGCCAAAAGAATTTGTTTCTACCAAAAACAAAGTGCCGTAATCTGAATTGTCCCAAGTAACGCTCACGCTATTTGTACTGGCTCCACTGATGGAGCTCTCCCCAATAGCAGACCAAGCATAAGTGCTTCCCGTACTAAGCGACACGCTATATTCCACCGTAGCACCTTTGCACACTTTCTCGCATACAA
This window of the Chitinophagales bacterium genome carries:
- a CDS encoding PEP/pyruvate-binding domain-containing protein, which translates into the protein MKYQKHPFLLIFAFLAVLSVNAQQLSNEKVKSQIETYKNDIRGPYKSIQWFCDDGSIRPPKDPCPKDIGGIQHATYKDEVIALGKSDHIFLGQILAYTDKTEFWDEVHNHSRLKQYQLGKYLARIDEGWVNRKGQYYRGAIQVEDEEKWGVDFYKWLLTKDDVLVKNYYLILQSLKDIPHKGDDDVSQLMRAQSKVISDQYSKFMDLRVKIHSNPEPLDIEKVVEFKNKNSSLLTSDLLKKLEELLVTMQKFHKPASLSAISTQVNSLKSESALKTKLQNFIQANSTTVNPSLFTKETAKMLLNIRKNITKEKGGAQRLQLLDIANKLETIVFKKSAEWDPVTLGEQQEKVYALAMAIAGTGAIELWEWESVQATLQPVAGKSISLGNLIKMHETARGVVEWSSAMVKANYQDVVNTYTAFEPKAYSFIDDRIRSSVALQLGKTVGDLGDFIAQESSLSNKVMNLKNQSSVRGLNPGYAFGELVVINGNPDDIEVSSDKIYIFERAPADLKPIAGIATVAEGNLVSHVQLLARNLGVPNAALSDENLQDLMPFHGEKVFYAVSNKGTVILKEAAKMTAEEKVLFTKKVRKEDRIAVPVEEIRLGQTSILNLREVDASNSGKLCGPKAANLGQLKSMFPEQVVEGFVIPFGIFKKHMDQQMPNQGKSYWEFLNAMFTEADAKREQGISKVEVENFQLRQLEILRAAIKIMPLKSEFLAEISSSFQTIFEKPIGSVPVFLRSDTNMEDLKDFSGAGLNLTIFNAVEKQKIIQGIKDVWASPYTERSFKWRQKYLLNPENVFPSILVIPSVDVDYSGVLVTKGISSGDENDLTLAFSRGAGGAVDGQFAETYNITSEGKVKLLSPAREAYYTILPVTGGTGKQVTTFENPILNAQNIAEINELASTIRKTLAKKTNSDYKGAYDVELGFKDNKLWLFQVRPFVENKNALGSEYLQSITPDVNTQKQILLSKPL
- a CDS encoding PKD domain-containing protein, encoding MKNLHLLLVFTFLILKSAFPQVSGDNPVCAGDQANYSVPIVSGATYAWSVTGGFVSGSPYTDNVDIHWNGAGTGTIVVEVVPPSGPPIFHTLNVNINPSPSPVIASEPYPSCPPDTSRGQGIGFPDDELIVCEKVCKGATVEYSVSLSTGSTYAWSAIGESSISGASTNSVSVTWDNSDYGTLFLVETNSFGCTDSTKLCIEKVDLPVAAFNNQASVCKFSNVWLENNSTGATSYFWDFGDGNTSTAFEPNHNYSSGGIYTITLIAENECFCTDTIQNTITVDSVAGPEISCPSTICANDTMEYTANADTSCTFNWFAIGGNIVSGQGEPSVNIAWGPGQMGTIGLYLSGCTGVCVDTTFINVPIVPDEGTISGPSEVCPGDCAFYTLPHFSGATYSWSLNGGCGELQDTTSCNKVKICWSEFASACTDTLNVSYYDSFLNCGGSAQYIIDLRPKFQIFGMNTACSNASSGFSTSISCNWTVSPSGPILSGSPSNFVNIDWVGNTGTYVVTALPVDPTETCQDSARYVVDVIDPPADPQIVGDTIICPNSTTAYCAPGSSLNVNWIITGGSPATATNNCVTVNWDAIGPYLVQAYESSAEFPYCDSDTSTLNISAGSGTTPVINGPSVSCANATDVFSTPTTYPSGAIFTWTVNSNIDGTVLSQGSPSTSVEWGNNAPGNVWVALFVEVCGEVYADSVNVTLKKIPEPVVSQLAPLCENGSTDLSAGGGAFVSYNWSGPSGYTSTSNPTNISEDGLYQVTVTDADGCTGIGQINVSYVSPPNASISSPDLLRYCTGSTYTVNICALGNPDYTYVWSNAATTQCITTSSPGTFNVTVTDISNGCTAVSDPLSVVENNCTPDTCTPDGFIDFSYTDCNPVIFTNSSVNASNYVWLFGDGNSSTLTNPTHTYDDAGFYLVELSGDIPNIAGNKTCRVVDTMLVEIPLYANFDLESGCNGDAVCFTDKSATTAGSSIVNWDWDFGDGNFSTLQNPCHTYASPGTYYVELTISNAACIVTHRDTVEIDPSPSAAFTFPSPSCVATPVPFTDASTGAVNYWSWEFGNGATSLNQNPTVAYFAAGDYTVDLFVSDIYGCVDSISDTVEIVSPVNYGDISAYPDTIVCQGEDVVLVAPACASCDYLWSNGSTNDSITVNSTGIYTLEMDDGSGCTYSTFIRIIVNTAPAAVINNSGSNTICLGQAYSLNGNFNSNWSYQWFTDDGTNNGSTNSSIFFMPSSPGIFTYELVVTDNDLGCSDTSMPFIMEALDNPADPTITPVGASVVCYGETITLVGDHPDASVNLQWSTGAISDTISVTENGCYQLIATDTNGCSSSTTYCATINPLPELCSYYVGCFDTCAPYTIIGPVGGTSYQWMLNGSPISGANSKDYTANLSGLYALEVTNSFGCTDTTGELELNLEDCGPQDSLCAEFIIDTIFCNSDGNYEMQYYVINNSSDTVDRVNLGVLSPHLGLLFGPSVVGEEILPGDSSTSLSTTIYNGSAGDTICFRTHLEGLDSLGDYTLCCFSEPACVVLPPCDTSCCRFEFISDTIWCEQTSAGPKYYFDLLIDGCGSLNISSGNTGILNVNNPYTLINGLNTVSGSYIGSSQDEELCLTFTVDENQVVCKDTTICFPIHCKEHPLPCEWTFKPNVCEGEVALFNYAGVTTGLFINWSFPSGSPSSATGPGMHSITYNTPGTYPVIMTLTTSDGNATECIDSINVVERPNASISISGSTMLAAPAGMSYQWYEQSPWNLIFGANNQYFSTPKTGRYCVVVTDQYNCSDTACTEYIHVGIGELSNEGNWEIYPNPNQGSFNLELQAETSGVVQFKITNILGEVIDHRQLSVSSGTQSFFINNSGLSTGIYFVELQTEQGSSVKRMLID